A window of the Candida orthopsilosis Co 90-125, chromosome 1 draft sequence genome harbors these coding sequences:
- a CDS encoding AMP deaminase, protein MGTQSNLSQQMRDLSCTSFPEEQGEDYSHEYDGDSDDEDLSKSIKSAHYSSSQDRFMKDHDLKVKTFEALHGNSGSKPSPPGGANLRRRSSVIDMPHNLHPPPSQAPHVATNNDYIFGTNALPEEVPSSELIQFYSDVKHCLDLRHKYLNISLQTPESLNPKNQSDWKIYPAPPKPTYKSKNKFNQVRTTPDEGEEFDFSKCDIPDLGATDYYFVLNEEGVYEVFDDSNNEKLVQVPNLHEYYNDLAFIGNISSDGPTKSFSFKRLQYLEAKWNMYYLLNEFEETKQSKANPHRDFYNVRKVDTHIHHSACMNQKHLLRFIKYKLKTEPDEPVIFRDGKILTLAEVFQSLKLSGYDLSIDTLDMHAHTDTFHRFDKFNLKYNPIGESRLREIFLKTDNFIDGRYLAELTKQVMEDLENSKYQMNELRISIYGRSIHEWDKVASWVIDNKLFSHNVRWLIQVPRLYDIYKKNGNIRSFLDIVKNLFEPLFEVSRNPKSHPKLYIFLQRVVGFDSVDDESKADKPLPPHKYPSAMEWNFTSNPPYSYYIYYLYANIANLNHLRLKNNFNTFVLRPHCGEAGDPHHLISAFLTSYGISHGILLRKLPFIQYLYYLDQVGLAMSPLSNNALFLTYDKNPFYNFFQKGMNVSLSTDDPLQFSYTKEPLIEEYSVAAQIYKLSGVDMCELAKNSCLQSGWEATIKKHWLGKNYMKGGVEGNDIEKTNVPDIRVLFREETLKSEQHLVQYYNEMKEKQANNE, encoded by the coding sequence ATGGGCACCCAATCTAACTTGAGCCAGCAGATGAGGGACTTACTGTGTACCTCGTTTCCTGAAGAGCAAGGTGAAGATTACTCACACGAATATGATGGCGatagtgatgatgaggatttGTCAAAATCCATTAAATCTGCTCACTACTCTTCATCTCAAGATAGATTCATGAAAGATCATGATTTAAAGGTTAAAACATTTGAGGCATTGCATGGGAATCTGGGGTCAAAGCCATCACCACCAGGAGGCGCAAACCTTAGGAGAAGATCCTCCGTTATCGATATGCCACACAATTTACATCCACCTCCATCTCAAGCACCGCATGTAGCTACAAACAATGATTACATATTTGGAACTAACGCTTTACCCGAGGAAGTGCCTTCTAGTGAGCTTATCCAGTTTTATCTGGATGTAAAGCATTGTTTGGATCTTCGCCACAAATACTTGAATATTTCATTACAAACACCAGAGCTGTTGAACCCTAAAAATCAACTGGACTGGAAAATCTATCCCGCACCTCCCAAACCAACttacaaatcaaagaacaaattcaaccaGGTGAGGACAACTCCAGATGAGGGTGAAGAGTTCGACTTCAGCAAATGTGACATTCCTGACTTGGGTGCAACTGattattattttgtatTAAATGAAGAGGGGGTGTATGAGGTGTTTGATGATTCGAATAACGAGAAGCTTGTCCAGGTACCAAACTTGCACGAGTATTACAATGATCTAGCTTTTATTGGTAACATTTCATCCGATGGGCCAACGAAATCCTTTTCGTTCAAAAGATTGCAATATCTAGAAGCCAAATGGAACATGTAttacttgttgaatgagTTTGAAGAgacaaaacaatcaaaagcAAATCCTCATCGTGATTTCTACAATGTAAGGAAGGTTGATACACATATTCATCATTCGGCATGTATGAATCAAAAACACTTGCTTCGTTTCATTAAatataaattgaaaactgaGCCAGATGAACCAGTAATATTCCGTGATGGCAAGATTTTGACGTTGGCTGAGGTTTTTCAATCGTTGAAATTGTCAGGATACgatttgtcaattgataCATTGGATATGCATGCACATACAGATACTTTCCATAGATTTGACAAGTTCAACTTAAAGTATAACCCAATTGGGGAGTCGAGATTGAGGgaaatctttttgaaaactgaCAACTTTATCGACGGAAGGTATTTGGCAGAACTTACCAAACAAGTTATGGAGGATTTGGAGAACTCCAAGTACCAAATGAACGAGCTTAGGATCTCAATATACGGTAGGTCTATTCATGAATGGGACAAGGTGGCTTCGTGGGTGATTGATAATAAATTGTTTAGTCACAATGTCAGATGGCTTATTCAAGTTCCTAGATTGTATGACATCTACAAAAAGAATGGAAATATTCGTTCATTTTTGGATATTGTCAAGAATCTATTTGAACCATTATTTGAGGTTTCAAGAAATCCGAAATCGCATCCCAAATTATATATCTTTTTGCAAAGAGTAGTTGGGTTTGACtctgttgatgatgagtcAAAGGCGGACAAACCGTTGCCACCACATAAATACCCTTCTGCGATGGAATGGAACTTTACATCCAACCCTCCTTACTCCTACTACATATACTATTTGTATGCTAACATTGCCAATTTGAACCATTTACGATTGAAGAATAATTTCAACACATTCGTTTTGAGACCTCATTGTGGTGAAGCGGGTGATCCTCATCATTTAATTAGTGCCTTTTTAACATCTTATGGAATATCGCACGGTATATTGTTGAGAAAACTCCCATTCATACAATACTTGTATTACCTTGACCAAGTTGGACTTGCCATGTCACCTTTGTCCAACAATGCGTTATTCCTCACTTATGACAAGAATcctttttacaattttttccaaaaggGGATGAATGTCTCCTTGTCAACAGATGATCCGTTACAATTCTCATATACAAAGGAGCCCTTGATTGAGGAATATTCAGTAGCAGCacaaatttacaaattgtCAGGAGTTGACATGTGTGAATTAGCGAAAAACTCCTGTTTACAAAGTGGCTG